A window from Ictalurus punctatus breed USDA103 unplaced genomic scaffold, Coco_2.0 Super-Scaffold_100046, whole genome shotgun sequence encodes these proteins:
- the LOC128629956 gene encoding vigilin-like produces MTSRSEFYKFPDAPVRHNFHYRPCHSPGPKEGLLERIKGLQAELEDRALRSFKLTITVDPKYHLKIIARKGAIITQIHTDHDVNIQFPEKNDENHDQLSITGYEQNAIAARDAIQGIVDELEEIISEDITLDSRVHARIIGARTKGIRKIMDEFKVDLRFPQSGAADPNLVTVTGRPEMVDEAIDHLLNLEEECMADVVEDEAKMAYMKPSGTAAAKPEEPRGPSNGFVVREAPWATSSEKASDMNSSEDFPSFGTPVAAAKASPWGPKCFRSDLWLVDVSVSSMRQCVFIHTLQA; encoded by the exons ATGACGTCACGTTCAGAGTTCTATAAGTTCCCTGATG CTCCAGTCCGACATAATTTCCATTACAGGCCTTGCCACTCACCTGGACCTAAAGAAGGGCTTCTTGAGCGCATCAAAGGGCTGCAGGCTGAACTGGAGGATCGGGCTCTCAGGAGCTTCAAGTTGACCATCACTGTGGATCCCAAATATCATCTCAAGATCATTGCTCGCAAGGGTGCCATAATCACCCAGATCCATACTGACCATGATGTCAACATCCAGTTCCCTGAGAAAAATGACGAGAACCATGACCAGCTCAGCATCACCGGCTATGAGCAGAATGCTATAGCAGCACGTGATGCTATCCAAGGCATTGTTGATGAACTGGAGGAAATTATATCTGAGGACATTACCTTGGACAGCAGAGTTCATGCTCGCATTATTGGTGCTCGTACCAAGGGTATCCGCAAAATCATGGATGAATTTAAAGTTGATCTTCGGTTTCCTCAGAGCGGAGCTGCAGATCCCAATTTGGTTACTGTAACTGGCCGTCCAGAGATGGTTGATGAAGCCATAGATCATCTCCTGAACTTGGAAGAGGAATGTATGGCTGATGTGGTGGAAGATGAGGCCAAGATGGCCTACATGAAGCCATCTGGCACTGCAGCAGCCAAACCTGAGGAACCCCGTGGGCCCTCCAATGGATTTGTGGTGAGGGAGGCACCCTGGGCTACCAGCAGTGAGAAGGCCTCTGATATGAATAGCTCCGAGGACTTCCCCAGCTTCGGTACTCCTGTGGCTGCTGCCAAAGCTTCTCCATGGGGACCAAAGTGTTTTAGAAGTGACCTGTGGTTGGTGGATGTCTCTGTGAGCAGCAtgcgtcagtgtgtgttcattcacactctccaggcctga